The Bremerella alba genome includes a window with the following:
- a CDS encoding PhoH family protein, with protein sequence MYEATIKFLDHASVLQLFGSRDQHLRRIRDSLSVTITHRDERVSISGDERNVVKAMKVVEDLRHRLERNGALFSEDLDEALAVINGESILRKTIPISTFQKGGGVKPRTPGQVTYVEAIRDHNMVFALGPAGTGKTYLAVAMAVEALLENRIGKIVLVRPAVEAGEQLGFLPGTLYEKINPYLRPMLDSLTEMMESNLITQYMATDVIEVVPLAFMRGRTLNNAFIILDEAQNTTISQMKMFLTRMGKDSRMVISGDTTQNDLPPRVRSGLTDALYRLRNIDGIARVELSNADIQRHPLVQKIVDAYETDSPNEPAGEGN encoded by the coding sequence ATGTACGAAGCGACGATCAAATTTTTGGACCACGCATCGGTCCTCCAGCTATTCGGCAGCCGCGATCAACACCTTCGCCGAATTCGCGATTCGTTAAGCGTCACGATAACGCATCGTGACGAGCGGGTTAGCATTTCGGGAGACGAGCGGAATGTCGTCAAGGCGATGAAGGTCGTCGAAGACCTGCGGCATCGCTTGGAACGTAACGGTGCGTTGTTCTCTGAAGACCTCGACGAAGCGCTGGCGGTCATTAATGGCGAATCGATCCTTCGCAAGACGATTCCTATTTCGACTTTCCAAAAAGGTGGCGGTGTCAAACCGCGTACGCCAGGGCAGGTCACGTATGTGGAAGCGATTCGCGACCATAACATGGTCTTTGCGCTCGGTCCTGCCGGCACGGGAAAAACTTACCTGGCCGTCGCCATGGCAGTCGAAGCGCTTTTGGAGAACCGAATCGGAAAGATTGTATTAGTGCGTCCCGCCGTCGAAGCAGGCGAGCAGCTTGGGTTCCTTCCCGGTACGTTGTATGAGAAGATCAACCCTTACCTGCGCCCGATGCTCGATTCACTCACCGAAATGATGGAGTCGAATCTCATTACGCAGTACATGGCGACCGATGTCATTGAAGTCGTTCCGCTTGCGTTTATGCGGGGACGTACCTTAAATAATGCCTTCATCATTTTGGACGAAGCGCAGAACACGACAATCTCGCAAATGAAGATGTTCCTGACCCGTATGGGCAAGGATTCACGAATGGTCATCAGCGGCGATACGACACAAAACGACTTGCCGCCTCGTGTGCGAAGTGGTTTGACAGATGCGTTATATCGCCTCCGCAATATCGATGGTATTGCTCGCGTCGAGTTAAGCAACGCAGATATCCAGCGTCATCCGCTGGTGCAAAAGATTGTGGATGCCTACGAAACGGACTCGCCCAACGAGCCCGCCGGCGAAGGCAACTAA
- a CDS encoding phosphatidate cytidylyltransferase encodes MLKWRLIGAIAIILPLCGLCWLDYNYNFGRPGLWLLPLVLLLGVLAAEEVLDLLRAKQLRPIGWSCHLGTFIVIMAASLPIWWPSSNVPSQTDQAEGTLYALAFGVVLSILGEMRRYEKPGQSMIHLGLTIFSIFYVGGLLSFIVRLRLAQQGTESDNAYGMLALLSMIVVVKISDTGAYFIGSNFGRTKLVPRLSPGKTLEGTLGGLAASCLGSYVMFEWVGPWMLGGPVASIPFGWLIFALLVSPAGMLGDLAESMFKRDMETKDSSRWLIGLGGVLDVLDSMLLGAPMALLCWEVGIIGPGR; translated from the coding sequence GTGCTCAAGTGGCGATTGATTGGAGCGATTGCCATAATTCTGCCTCTCTGCGGACTTTGTTGGCTCGACTACAACTATAACTTTGGACGTCCAGGCCTATGGCTGCTTCCGTTGGTTTTACTGCTGGGGGTGCTGGCCGCCGAGGAAGTGCTTGACCTGCTGCGTGCCAAGCAGCTGCGCCCCATTGGCTGGTCGTGCCACCTAGGAACGTTCATCGTAATCATGGCGGCAAGCTTGCCGATCTGGTGGCCGTCGAGCAATGTCCCCTCGCAAACGGATCAGGCAGAAGGGACGCTCTACGCACTGGCGTTTGGCGTAGTGCTCTCGATCCTCGGAGAAATGCGCCGCTACGAAAAGCCTGGCCAGTCGATGATTCACCTGGGCCTGACGATCTTCTCGATCTTTTACGTAGGCGGACTGCTGAGCTTTATCGTTCGCCTACGATTGGCACAGCAAGGGACAGAGTCCGATAACGCTTACGGCATGTTGGCACTGCTGTCGATGATTGTTGTCGTCAAGATTTCGGATACCGGGGCTTATTTTATCGGGTCGAACTTCGGACGCACGAAACTTGTCCCTAGGCTATCCCCTGGCAAGACATTGGAAGGCACCCTGGGCGGGTTAGCGGCCTCGTGCCTGGGAAGCTACGTGATGTTCGAGTGGGTTGGTCCGTGGATGCTCGGCGGCCCAGTGGCTTCGATTCCTTTTGGCTGGCTGATCTTTGCGCTGCTTGTCTCGCCGGCCGGTATGCTCGGAGACCTGGCAGAGTCTATGTTCAAACGAGACATGGAAACGAAAGACTCGAGCCGTTGGCTGATAGGTCTGGGGGGCGTACTGGATGTGCTGGACTCGATGCTGCTTGGCGCGCCCATGGCTCTGCTGTGCTGGGAAGTCGGTATTATCGGCCCTGGCCGTTAA
- a CDS encoding adenylosuccinate synthase, giving the protein MAGSCVIGLQWGDEAKGKLVDLLTQQHDIVARFLGGANAGHTVVDGENVYKLHHIPSGILRSNVLNVITAGVVINPPILLGEMDGLTDRGVTIDNLQLSDRSHIIFPWHIAEDRAMNQGTADGENIGTTLRGIGPCYRDKVGRSYAIRLGDMMRPNFKEKVFMICEKKNRTIASMYEDGQFEPLDAAQIYEEFAGYAERLRPFMCDSTDVLLNAVDEQKTILFEGAQGALLDVDHGTYPFVTSSNSSGVGASAGAGVPAKHIDQVIGVAKAYSTRVGGGPFPTELHDEVGEKIRKRGNEFGTTTGRPRRTGWFDAVAVRYTARLSGIDVLSLMMLDVLSTFDELKICVAYELDGEQITRFPSHVDDIRNVKPVYETLPGWKEEITGARSLDDLPENALAYVRRVEELVGFPVGVVSIGPDRKQTIFTSDVLKLATT; this is encoded by the coding sequence GTGGCTGGTTCGTGTGTTATTGGTTTGCAGTGGGGTGACGAGGCCAAAGGGAAACTCGTCGATCTTTTAACCCAGCAACACGATATCGTGGCCCGCTTTTTGGGTGGTGCCAACGCCGGCCATACAGTGGTCGACGGCGAGAACGTCTATAAGCTGCACCACATTCCCAGTGGTATCCTTCGCAGCAACGTCCTAAACGTCATTACGGCTGGGGTGGTCATTAACCCGCCAATCCTACTAGGCGAGATGGACGGCCTGACTGACCGCGGCGTGACGATCGACAATTTGCAGCTGAGCGACCGCTCGCACATCATCTTCCCTTGGCACATTGCCGAAGATCGTGCGATGAACCAAGGCACAGCCGACGGCGAAAACATCGGCACCACGCTACGTGGCATTGGCCCCTGCTACCGCGATAAGGTGGGACGCAGCTACGCGATTCGCCTAGGCGACATGATGCGACCGAATTTCAAAGAGAAGGTCTTCATGATCTGCGAAAAGAAAAATCGCACGATCGCCAGCATGTACGAGGACGGCCAGTTCGAGCCTCTCGACGCCGCGCAGATCTACGAAGAATTTGCCGGGTATGCCGAGCGTCTCCGTCCATTTATGTGCGATTCAACCGACGTTTTGCTGAACGCAGTGGATGAACAGAAGACGATTCTCTTCGAGGGAGCCCAAGGCGCGCTACTGGATGTCGACCACGGTACCTATCCCTTTGTCACCAGCAGTAACAGCTCTGGTGTGGGGGCTTCGGCCGGTGCCGGGGTGCCAGCCAAGCACATTGATCAGGTCATCGGGGTTGCCAAAGCCTACAGCACACGCGTGGGTGGTGGCCCATTCCCGACTGAACTTCACGACGAAGTTGGTGAGAAGATCCGCAAACGGGGCAACGAGTTCGGCACGACAACTGGTCGACCACGCCGAACGGGCTGGTTTGATGCGGTTGCCGTTCGTTACACGGCCCGCCTGAGCGGTATCGATGTGTTGTCCTTAATGATGCTGGACGTTCTTTCGACCTTCGACGAACTAAAAATCTGTGTTGCCTATGAACTCGATGGCGAGCAGATCACCCGCTTCCCTTCGCATGTCGACGACATCCGCAACGTGAAGCCCGTTTATGAAACGCTTCCTGGCTGGAAGGAAGAAATCACCGGGGCTCGCTCGCTGGACGATCTTCCCGAGAATGCGTTGGCCTATGTCCGTCGCGTGGAAGAATTGGTCGGTTTCCCGGTGGGTGTGGTTTCGATCGGCCCAGATCGGAAGCAAACGATCTTTACTTCCGACGTTTTAAAGCTGGCGACAACGTAA
- a CDS encoding C25 family cysteine peptidase — MPSGVILGEFGFIPGVQTDTLPSVGHFLTRWRKVLKFTISPFLDPAAMTSILVLALLMTAPEASSTEGFDTLVVCPEAYVTAMRPWLQYRMQQGHRIGVVTDVSSKEKIRTTIRDAAQSGPLKQVLLVGDVVADKSGGIGVPVHYQEAVVNVHFGSEPEIPTDNYYADLDDDQIPDLAVGRFSVANEEELKTIVAKTIDYESKLPPGDWQRRLHFVAGVGGFGSVVDTMMETITKKFLTDEIPAHFEAKVAQGSWRSIYCPDPREFRDEVVRQLNEGGLFWVYMGHGHVETLDYIRVPNDAYPILTNQDVAALRNETSSPIAIFLSCYTGAFDAPRDCLAEKLHREKGGPVAVFAGSRVTMPYAMSVMGTEMLQQYFNEKQPTLGQLLLHAKREAMQQGGKLGNRKMLDTMAALVSPKPGLLREERLEHMGLFNLLGDPLLKLPHASPVEVSAPGVAHPGSSIEIVGKTSLPGKVRVELVCRRDGCVAQLSKRATYQPLHDELVQYTKTYQSANDRLWHVVDAEQADGKFQVKLDIPEACHGPCHVRVWVEGASQVGLGSQDIAIQPLQVAEGILEGQIGE; from the coding sequence GTGCCCTCTGGTGTCATTCTGGGGGAATTCGGCTTCATTCCTGGAGTGCAAACCGATACACTCCCCAGTGTCGGGCATTTTCTGACCAGATGGCGAAAAGTGCTCAAATTCACCATTTCCCCCTTTCTCGATCCCGCCGCGATGACTTCCATTCTTGTTCTGGCACTCCTGATGACTGCGCCGGAAGCCTCGTCTACCGAAGGCTTCGATACCCTGGTTGTTTGTCCCGAGGCCTACGTCACGGCAATGCGTCCTTGGCTCCAGTACCGCATGCAGCAGGGGCACCGCATTGGGGTGGTGACCGATGTGAGTTCCAAGGAGAAGATCCGTACCACGATTCGAGACGCCGCCCAATCAGGTCCCTTAAAACAGGTTCTGTTGGTCGGCGATGTCGTGGCCGACAAGTCCGGCGGCATAGGGGTCCCGGTGCATTATCAGGAAGCCGTGGTGAACGTCCATTTCGGATCAGAGCCTGAGATCCCCACCGACAACTACTATGCCGACCTCGATGACGACCAAATTCCGGACCTGGCCGTCGGAAGGTTTTCGGTCGCCAATGAAGAGGAACTGAAAACGATTGTCGCCAAGACGATCGACTACGAATCAAAACTTCCGCCAGGCGACTGGCAGCGTCGATTGCACTTTGTCGCTGGCGTGGGTGGCTTTGGTTCCGTTGTCGATACGATGATGGAAACGATCACAAAAAAGTTCCTTACCGACGAGATACCTGCCCACTTCGAGGCCAAGGTGGCCCAAGGAAGTTGGCGCAGTATCTACTGTCCTGATCCGCGAGAGTTTCGCGACGAAGTCGTCCGGCAACTCAACGAGGGGGGGCTGTTCTGGGTTTATATGGGGCATGGGCATGTCGAAACGCTCGACTATATCCGTGTTCCCAACGATGCCTACCCAATTTTGACCAATCAGGATGTCGCCGCGCTGCGAAACGAAACGTCGAGTCCGATTGCGATCTTTCTGTCGTGCTACACCGGCGCATTCGATGCCCCGCGAGACTGCCTGGCGGAAAAGCTTCACCGTGAAAAAGGGGGCCCAGTCGCCGTGTTTGCCGGATCGCGGGTGACGATGCCTTACGCGATGAGCGTCATGGGCACCGAGATGCTGCAGCAGTACTTCAATGAAAAGCAGCCCACGCTGGGACAACTTCTGTTGCACGCCAAACGCGAAGCCATGCAACAAGGCGGAAAGTTAGGCAATCGTAAGATGCTCGATACGATGGCCGCGCTGGTCAGTCCTAAGCCAGGGCTTTTGCGGGAAGAACGACTCGAGCATATGGGCCTGTTCAACTTATTGGGTGATCCACTGCTAAAGCTTCCCCATGCCTCGCCGGTCGAGGTTTCGGCCCCAGGAGTTGCGCATCCCGGCTCGTCGATCGAGATCGTGGGCAAGACTTCGCTGCCAGGCAAAGTTCGTGTCGAACTAGTTTGTCGCCGCGATGGATGCGTCGCTCAGCTTTCCAAACGTGCGACCTATCAGCCGCTGCATGACGAACTTGTCCAGTACACCAAAACTTATCAGTCTGCCAACGACCGGCTGTGGCATGTTGTCGATGCTGAGCAGGCGGACGGCAAATTTCAGGTGAAACTCGATATTCCGGAAGCTTGTCACGGACCATGTCACGTGCGAGTCTGGGTCGAAGGGGCCTCGCAAGTCGGTCTGGGATCTCAAGATATCGCGATTCAGCCACTCCAGGTTGCTGAGGGAATCTTGGAAGGGCAAATCGGGGAATAA
- a CDS encoding isoprenyl transferase, whose amino-acid sequence MSKTATTARHPIEEIPRDRFPKHIAVIMDGNGRWAQRQGLPRIEGHRRGVHSVRATVEECARLKIDQLTLYCLSSENWKRPQHELDFLMHLLEQYMIEERATIMKQNVRVKIIGRRDGIPDQVQREMDKTIELSTANTGTTLCLAINYGGRAEMVDAVQCIAEGVQQGRLKAEDITEATIAEHLYTRGMPDPDLMIRTAGEMRISNFLLWQVSYSELWVTDLCWPEFREETLRDAIENFASRDRRFGGLTKPGSSGVDACSSGD is encoded by the coding sequence GTGTCAAAAACGGCTACGACAGCGCGACATCCGATCGAAGAGATTCCCCGCGATCGCTTTCCCAAGCACATCGCTGTGATCATGGATGGCAATGGTCGGTGGGCTCAGCGGCAAGGGCTGCCTCGCATCGAGGGGCATCGGCGAGGAGTGCATTCGGTCCGCGCAACGGTCGAAGAGTGTGCTCGACTGAAGATCGACCAGCTCACGCTCTACTGTCTTTCCAGCGAGAACTGGAAGCGGCCCCAGCACGAGCTCGACTTTCTGATGCATTTGCTCGAACAGTACATGATCGAAGAGCGGGCGACGATCATGAAGCAAAACGTCCGCGTGAAGATTATCGGTCGCCGCGATGGCATCCCCGATCAGGTTCAGCGCGAAATGGACAAAACCATTGAGCTGAGCACTGCCAACACCGGCACCACGCTGTGCCTGGCGATCAACTATGGCGGCCGGGCCGAGATGGTCGATGCGGTACAGTGTATTGCTGAAGGAGTTCAGCAGGGACGCCTAAAAGCGGAAGATATCACTGAGGCAACGATTGCCGAGCATCTTTACACGCGCGGTATGCCGGACCCGGATCTGATGATTCGTACCGCCGGAGAAATGCGAATCAGTAACTTCTTGCTATGGCAAGTAAGCTATTCAGAATTGTGGGTCACCGATCTTTGTTGGCCTGAGTTTCGTGAAGAGACTCTGCGAGATGCCATCGAGAATTTCGCTTCACGTGATCGCCGATTTGGCGGTCTTACCAAACCAGGGTCTTCAGGAGTTGACGCGTGCTCAAGTGGCGATTGA